Proteins from a genomic interval of Nostoc sp. TCL240-02:
- a CDS encoding CbtB-domain containing protein: MLSSLVIWTVLFSTYPAVHNTAHSARHHTLGVACH, translated from the coding sequence ATGCTATCTTCTTTAGTTATCTGGACTGTTTTGTTCTCTACCTATCCTGCGGTTCATAATACAGCACACTCAGCGCGTCACCACACATTAGGCGTTGCATGTCACTAA
- a CDS encoding response regulator transcription factor: MRILIVEDDDRIAKPLAEFLRRQHHIVDITTDGFAAWEWSQSGFYELILLDLMLPKLDGITLCKRLRATSSNVLILMLTARDTTDDKIIGLDAGADDYLVKPFELKELAARIRALARRTPEIRPQILIHGDLQLDPATQQVTYAGNIISLTPKEYMILEYFLRNPNLIVTRSAILDKLWDFDKYSGEGSIKTHITNLRNKLKASGSSEELIENIYGIGYRLGHN; the protein is encoded by the coding sequence ATGAGAATTTTAATAGTTGAAGATGACGATCGCATTGCTAAACCATTAGCCGAGTTTTTAAGACGACAACACCATATTGTGGATATAACAACTGATGGTTTTGCAGCCTGGGAATGGTCGCAGTCAGGATTCTATGAGCTAATTTTATTAGATTTAATGCTTCCTAAATTAGATGGAATTACTTTATGTAAGCGTTTACGCGCTACTTCATCTAATGTTTTGATTTTAATGCTGACGGCACGAGATACAACAGATGATAAAATTATAGGACTTGATGCTGGTGCTGATGATTACTTAGTTAAGCCATTTGAACTAAAAGAATTAGCAGCACGCATCAGGGCTTTAGCTCGAAGAACTCCAGAGATTCGTCCTCAGATTTTAATCCACGGTGATTTGCAACTAGACCCAGCAACTCAACAGGTTACTTATGCAGGAAATATCATATCATTAACTCCTAAAGAATATATGATATTAGAATATTTTTTGAGAAATCCCAATTTAATTGTAACTCGTTCTGCAATTCTTGACAAACTATGGGACTTTGATAAATATTCAGGAGAAGGAAGTATTAAAACTCATATTACAAATTTGCGGAATAAACTTAAAGCATCTGGAAGTTCAGAGGAATTGATTGAAAATATTTATGGCATTGGTTATCGTTTAGGACACAATTAA
- the cofH gene encoding 7,8-didemethyl-8-hydroxy-5-deazariboflavin synthase subunit CofH has product MLTKINVEKILERALMGYDLSPQEGVVLLQQTEPEAIAAIRATSDTLRHTQAGDTVTYIINRNINFTNICEQHCSFCAFRRDDGDVGAYWLDSAQILEKATDAVQRGATEICMQGGLNPQALINGKSLPYYLKVVETIKQEFPQIHLHAFSPQEVEFIARLDGLEYTDVIIALRDAGVGSMPGTAAEVLDDEVRRILCPEKINTATWLEIVSTAHKLGLHTTSTMLSGHIETHEQQIGHLEKLRSLQKTAIDQGYPAKITEFILLPFVGQEAPKPLRRRVGRDQPVLSDALLLGAVARIYLGNWIPNHQQSWVKLGLAGATEALLWGCNDIGGTLMEEHITTMAGALGGTCMEVETLETAIASLGRPYQQRNTLYQKINS; this is encoded by the coding sequence ATGCTAACTAAAATTAATGTCGAAAAAATTCTTGAGCGTGCCTTAATGGGGTACGACTTATCTCCCCAAGAGGGAGTGGTATTGCTACAACAAACTGAGCCAGAGGCAATCGCAGCAATCCGTGCTACATCTGACACACTCCGCCACACGCAAGCAGGCGATACGGTTACATACATAATCAACCGCAATATTAACTTTACCAATATTTGTGAGCAGCACTGTAGTTTTTGTGCATTCCGTCGAGATGATGGTGATGTCGGTGCATACTGGTTAGATTCGGCGCAAATTTTAGAAAAAGCGACAGATGCAGTGCAACGGGGTGCGACAGAAATCTGTATGCAGGGTGGGTTAAATCCACAAGCGCTGATAAATGGTAAATCTTTGCCCTACTATCTCAAAGTAGTGGAAACCATCAAACAGGAATTTCCGCAGATTCATCTCCATGCTTTTTCTCCCCAGGAAGTGGAATTTATTGCCAGACTTGATGGGCTTGAGTATACAGATGTAATTATTGCTTTGCGCGATGCTGGTGTTGGCTCAATGCCGGGAACAGCAGCAGAAGTATTAGACGATGAAGTAAGGCGGATATTGTGTCCAGAGAAAATTAATACAGCCACTTGGCTAGAAATTGTCAGCACCGCTCATAAATTAGGCTTACATACCACCAGCACCATGTTATCTGGGCATATTGAAACCCACGAACAGCAAATTGGACATTTAGAAAAATTGCGATCGCTCCAAAAAACTGCCATCGATCAAGGATATCCCGCAAAGATCACAGAGTTTATTTTATTACCCTTCGTTGGCCAAGAAGCCCCCAAACCCTTACGTCGCCGTGTCGGACGCGATCAACCAGTTTTAAGCGATGCGCTGCTGCTAGGCGCTGTGGCGCGGATTTACTTGGGTAATTGGATTCCCAACCATCAGCAGAGTTGGGTAAAACTGGGGCTTGCAGGTGCAACCGAAGCCTTACTTTGGGGTTGCAACGATATCGGTGGCACATTGATGGAGGAGCATATTACCACAATGGCAGGTGCTTTGGGTGGTACGTGTATGGAAGTGGAAACTTTAGAAACTGCGATCGCTTCTTTAGGACGACCTTACCAACAACGTAACACTCTTTATCAAAAAATTAATAGTTAA
- the psb27 gene encoding photosystem II protein Psb27, translating into MHMKRYWSRLLALVLVVSIGLMGCTGSPDSLTGDYRQDTLAVVNVMRQALNLSQDSSDKTAVQAEARQKINDFSARYQRVNSVSGLGSFTTMRTALNSLAGHYSSYPNRPVPEKLKNRLEKELQQVEAALKRGG; encoded by the coding sequence ATGCATATGAAGCGCTATTGGTCGCGTTTGCTTGCGCTGGTTTTGGTTGTGTCTATCGGCTTAATGGGCTGTACTGGCAGTCCAGATAGTTTGACTGGGGATTATCGCCAAGATACCTTAGCTGTGGTCAATGTTATGAGACAGGCTCTGAATCTATCACAAGATTCATCAGACAAAACAGCAGTTCAAGCAGAAGCGCGTCAGAAAATTAATGACTTTTCGGCTCGCTATCAGCGAGTTAACTCTGTTTCTGGTCTTGGCTCATTTACAACTATGCGGACAGCCCTTAATTCCCTGGCTGGACACTACAGTTCTTACCCAAATCGTCCCGTACCCGAAAAACTCAAAAATCGTTTAGAGAAGGAATTACAGCAGGTTGAAGCAGCGCTGAAGCGTGGCGGTTAA
- a CDS encoding PepSY domain-containing protein yields the protein MKTSTKIILAAAFVGTLGLAELSRVVSAKQPQSFVAIARQHHSVIKVAEASDGDGETNDDAQEAAKLQPLAKITAQQAQQAGEASVGGKAKSVKLENEDGNLIYAVEIGQQEVTVDAGNGKVLYVENTNQQDEKNEATRPKSSIQVKETSDGDRETNDDGK from the coding sequence ATGAAAACTTCAACAAAAATTATTTTGGCAGCAGCTTTTGTTGGTACTTTAGGACTTGCTGAATTATCGAGAGTTGTGTCTGCAAAACAACCACAATCTTTTGTAGCAATTGCACGTCAGCATCATAGTGTTATCAAAGTTGCTGAAGCCAGTGATGGAGACGGTGAAACCAACGACGATGCACAAGAAGCGGCAAAACTGCAACCTCTAGCTAAAATTACAGCACAACAAGCACAGCAAGCAGGTGAAGCATCGGTGGGAGGTAAAGCCAAAAGTGTCAAACTCGAAAATGAAGATGGCAACTTAATTTATGCTGTAGAAATTGGTCAGCAAGAAGTTACAGTAGATGCTGGTAACGGCAAAGTTCTCTATGTTGAAAATACCAATCAACAAGATGAAAAGAATGAAGCCACTCGTCCCAAGAGTAGTATTCAAGTTAAAGAAACTAGTGATGGCGATCGCGAAACCAATGATGATGGTAAGTAG
- a CDS encoding cell wall metabolism sensor histidine kinase WalK: MFQRIRYRLLLSYLVVFASLLGIFAIAVRFAFTRSLSEQITDKLTAIGKGAAANVEFEKGRLTVESDFRPQDLIASHQGLQWFDTQGNLITQQGKTVLTLPFLPNQMVQIQTGKVPIQVVTVPIIASDNGELVGYVRVNQSLEEFDETLQKLDWVLGGGIIITLLLSGLGGILLTRQAMQPIEESFQKLKQFTADASHELRSPLMAIKINAELLLEYPEEISPKDADKFQAIASATNQMTRLTEDLLLLARTDKVPTQNRDTLNLTSILENLIQLYKPQAETKQINFKFKLIANLQLVGDSVQLTRLFTNLIENALYYTPSKGVVEIKTSRVGSQLYVNVQDTGVGIAPEHIDKVFERFWRADQSRSYWSGGSGLGLAIAQAIAQNHGGLISVTSKLGVGSCFTVHLPTS; encoded by the coding sequence GTGTTTCAACGAATTAGATACCGTTTATTATTGTCTTATTTAGTGGTGTTTGCATCGCTGCTAGGAATATTTGCGATCGCAGTCCGATTTGCTTTCACTCGTAGTCTGAGTGAACAAATAACAGATAAACTCACAGCCATAGGCAAAGGTGCGGCTGCAAATGTAGAGTTTGAAAAAGGTCGCCTAACGGTTGAAAGTGACTTTCGTCCCCAAGACTTAATTGCTTCTCATCAAGGATTACAGTGGTTTGATACTCAAGGTAATTTAATTACCCAACAAGGAAAAACTGTTTTAACTTTACCTTTTTTACCAAACCAAATGGTACAAATTCAAACAGGTAAAGTTCCTATCCAAGTAGTGACTGTTCCAATTATTGCTAGCGATAATGGTGAGCTTGTTGGGTATGTAAGGGTGAACCAATCTTTAGAAGAATTTGATGAAACTCTACAAAAACTGGACTGGGTATTAGGCGGTGGAATTATTATAACTTTGCTTCTTAGTGGTCTTGGGGGAATTTTGCTAACTCGTCAAGCAATGCAACCCATTGAAGAGAGCTTTCAAAAACTCAAACAGTTTACTGCTGATGCTTCCCATGAACTACGCAGTCCGTTAATGGCTATCAAAATTAATGCCGAGTTACTGCTAGAATATCCAGAAGAAATAAGCCCAAAAGATGCAGATAAGTTTCAGGCGATCGCCAGTGCTACTAACCAGATGACTCGCCTCACAGAAGACTTATTATTGTTAGCACGCACCGATAAAGTCCCGACTCAGAATAGAGATACTCTCAATTTAACCTCAATATTAGAGAACCTAATACAACTGTATAAACCTCAAGCTGAAACCAAACAAATTAACTTTAAATTTAAATTAATTGCTAATCTTCAGCTAGTAGGTGATTCAGTTCAATTAACGCGACTGTTTACTAATTTAATTGAAAATGCACTCTACTATACACCATCAAAAGGTGTAGTTGAAATTAAAACTAGTCGCGTTGGTTCCCAGCTTTATGTCAATGTGCAAGATACAGGCGTGGGAATTGCACCAGAGCATATTGACAAGGTTTTTGAGCGTTTTTGGCGAGCAGATCAGTCTCGTTCTTATTGGTCAGGTGGTTCTGGTTTAGGGTTAGCGATCGCTCAAGCTATTGCCCAAAATCACGGTGGATTAATTAGTGTTACGAGTAAATTAGGAGTTGGTAGTTGTTTTACTGTGCATTTACCAACCTCTTGA
- a CDS encoding glycosyltransferase family 39 protein, which yields MFIFLPLLSWIAIFWLINKNRTDWRESLILTSTYWGIFIAIITEFLSVFNLITFGWILATWGLICIVLIYIWFRLNSQNPKILEINNYFQTNKNTQIPSLLKLLLCSVGFIVATVGLIAIIAPPNNWDSMDYHMSRVAHWIQNHSIAHYPTNYTPQLYQNPWSEFVILHFQILSGGDYFANLVQWFSMIGCVIGVSLIAKQLGTDLRGQVFSAVVAATIPMGILQASSTQNDYVLAFWVVCLAYYLLSTIQAAESDIWTNSFNIGSSTGLAILTKGTAYFYVFPFLIWFGFYQIKRLRWQAWKPALIVGSISLLLNISHYLRNYNLFASPLGEPGGYRNEVFGINILISNILRNIALHIGTPIGLWNGIANKLIQIIHIFIRVDINDPRITFSKTFFVPGGWATLGITGNENSAGNLVYVALIMICIMFFITRKSIRKENYIFAYLIATMSTFLIFCYLVKWQAWNSRLHLPFFVIISPFLGVVLSKLKKQKIANFIVICLLISSLPWVFFNRYRPIIDSNNIFQMPRNEQYFSNRPYLKITYTGAVEFINSKKCSNIGLLMGNDPWEYPLWVLWRANNSELVKLQHININNISAILEKEDSYRDFEPCGIISMETKKSKQNKSQEVNCKGKTYLRAWDSPDIGIFIK from the coding sequence ATGTTTATATTTTTGCCTCTCCTTTCTTGGATTGCTATTTTTTGGTTAATTAATAAAAATCGTACCGATTGGCGTGAATCGCTGATATTAACATCTACTTACTGGGGAATTTTTATCGCTATAATCACAGAATTTTTGAGTGTTTTTAACTTAATTACTTTTGGCTGGATATTAGCAACTTGGGGATTAATATGTATTGTATTAATTTATATATGGTTTCGATTAAATTCCCAAAACCCTAAGATTTTAGAGATAAATAATTATTTCCAAACAAATAAAAATACTCAAATCCCATCCTTATTAAAATTATTGTTATGTAGTGTAGGTTTCATTGTAGCAACAGTTGGATTAATTGCTATCATTGCACCACCAAATAACTGGGATTCTATGGATTATCACATGAGTCGTGTTGCTCATTGGATACAAAATCATAGCATTGCTCATTATCCAACAAATTATACTCCACAGCTATATCAAAACCCTTGGTCAGAATTCGTAATTTTGCACTTTCAAATTTTGAGTGGTGGTGACTACTTCGCTAACTTAGTTCAATGGTTCAGTATGATTGGCTGTGTTATTGGAGTGTCATTAATTGCAAAACAACTCGGAACAGATTTACGAGGTCAGGTTTTTTCTGCGGTTGTAGCTGCAACAATACCTATGGGAATTTTGCAAGCTTCAAGCACTCAAAATGATTATGTACTTGCATTTTGGGTAGTTTGTCTCGCTTACTACTTGCTATCAACTATCCAAGCAGCAGAAAGCGATATTTGGACGAATTCATTTAATATTGGCAGTAGCACAGGATTAGCTATTTTGACCAAGGGAACTGCTTATTTTTATGTATTTCCCTTTTTAATTTGGTTTGGCTTTTACCAGATTAAACGCTTACGGTGGCAAGCATGGAAGCCTGCTTTGATTGTAGGAAGTATCTCTTTATTACTTAATATCAGTCACTATTTACGTAATTATAATTTATTCGCTTCTCCACTTGGCGAACCAGGTGGCTATCGTAATGAAGTATTCGGTATTAATATACTCATTTCTAATATTCTGAGGAATATTGCTTTGCATATAGGAACACCCATTGGTTTATGGAATGGAATAGCGAATAAGTTAATTCAAATTATCCATATATTCATCCGTGTAGATATTAACGATCCTCGAATAACTTTTTCCAAGACATTCTTTGTACCAGGAGGTTGGGCAACACTTGGGATAACTGGTAATGAAAATAGTGCTGGGAACTTAGTATATGTAGCACTAATAATGATATGTATAATGTTTTTTATAACTCGAAAATCTATCCGTAAGGAAAACTATATTTTCGCTTATCTTATTGCTACCATGTCTACATTTTTGATATTTTGCTATTTGGTAAAATGGCAAGCCTGGAATAGTCGCCTGCATTTACCTTTTTTTGTAATAATTTCTCCGTTTTTAGGTGTTGTTTTATCTAAGCTTAAAAAGCAAAAAATTGCAAATTTTATAGTAATATGTCTGCTAATATCATCATTACCCTGGGTCTTTTTTAACAGGTATAGACCTATTATTGATAGTAACAATATATTTCAAATGCCCAGAAATGAGCAATATTTTAGTAATCGCCCATACCTAAAAATAACTTACACAGGAGCAGTTGAGTTTATAAATTCAAAAAAATGCTCTAATATAGGTTTATTAATGGGAAATGATCCTTGGGAATACCCTTTATGGGTACTTTGGCGAGCAAATAATTCAGAACTAGTTAAACTTCAACATATTAATATAAATAATATTTCGGCAATTTTAGAAAAAGAAGATTCTTATAGAGATTTTGAACCTTGTGGAATTATTTCGATGGAAACTAAAAAAAGTAAACAGAATAAATCTCAAGAAGTTAATTGTAAAGGCAAAACTTACCTCCGAGCATGGGATTCTCCAGATATTGGTATATTTATTAAGTAA
- a CDS encoding helix-hairpin-helix domain-containing protein yields MIKLRYVCLTAAAALIVTLSSCNSTPTAENPSAPAASTPATEAVSSNSHSGHSSKEKININTAILSELDKFEAKLGVPALSNKIQAGRPYGSPEDLVTKKVITQEQFDQIKDQVGVQEVALTGEAKDVDYMSKLGLMKGHLLVARELLDQNQPKQAEPHIGHPVEEIYVDVEDQLNERKVKEFKTTLVSLQDLVKSSPKDSKVKTNFTSSVQAVDGAIAALPEAQRSKPGFVLQVINELLDSANSEYGAAIANGKITAPIEYQDSRGFVFYANDLYKGISSQVAQADPEAHKAIDASFAELIKVWPSAIPPTKAVKTTNDVTKLVKTIEENSQKVVDKSNTQAQR; encoded by the coding sequence ATGATAAAACTTCGTTATGTTTGTTTAACAGCAGCAGCAGCCTTAATAGTTACCTTAAGTTCCTGTAACAGTACACCAACCGCAGAAAATCCATCAGCACCAGCTGCTAGCACTCCAGCTACAGAGGCAGTAAGTAGTAACAGCCATAGCGGTCACAGTAGCAAAGAAAAAATTAATATTAACACTGCTATCTTGTCCGAATTAGATAAGTTTGAAGCCAAACTAGGTGTTCCAGCTTTATCTAACAAAATCCAGGCAGGTCGTCCCTATGGCAGCCCAGAAGATTTAGTGACTAAAAAAGTCATTACTCAAGAACAATTTGACCAAATTAAAGACCAGGTTGGTGTTCAAGAAGTGGCACTCACGGGTGAAGCCAAAGATGTTGACTACATGAGTAAGTTAGGCTTAATGAAAGGGCATCTTTTGGTAGCACGAGAATTGCTAGATCAGAATCAGCCAAAACAAGCAGAACCTCATATTGGGCATCCGGTTGAGGAGATTTATGTTGATGTAGAAGACCAATTAAATGAGCGCAAAGTCAAAGAATTTAAGACAACATTGGTAAGCTTGCAAGATTTAGTAAAATCTAGTCCGAAGGATAGCAAAGTTAAAACTAATTTTACTTCTTCAGTGCAAGCAGTTGACGGAGCGATCGCAGCTTTGCCAGAAGCTCAACGCTCAAAACCAGGATTTGTGCTACAGGTAATTAACGAACTGCTAGATTCAGCTAACTCAGAATATGGTGCTGCGATCGCAAATGGTAAAATAACCGCCCCGATTGAGTATCAAGACTCTCGTGGTTTTGTCTTTTATGCAAATGATTTATACAAAGGAATTTCTAGTCAAGTAGCTCAAGCAGATCCCGAAGCCCACAAAGCGATCGATGCTAGTTTCGCTGAACTCATAAAAGTTTGGCCTTCCGCCATCCCACCAACGAAAGCAGTCAAAACAACTAATGATGTTACCAAGCTCGTAAAAACCATTGAGGAAAACTCTCAAAAAGTCGTTGACAAATCCAATACCCAAGCACAGCGATAA
- a CDS encoding phosphatase PAP2 family protein: protein MLRQISNFWLLHIHPRLAPLIATIGIVGLASCLLILFVLAEIAEEVLERDAFRFDTTFLLWLHQFANPSLDNVMLFITNLGNPTTVVLVAGITFLLLWWRRYQEEAKVFVLACLGALILNTGLKLFFSKPRPELWHRLISEKSFSFPSGHALGSMVLYGFIAHELATHYPRFAKFIYSLTVILIAAIGISRLYLGVHWPTDIIAGYGVGFLWLMICITMLKLQRLRQRNLVD from the coding sequence ATGCTCCGACAAATTTCTAATTTCTGGTTGCTTCACATACATCCTCGTTTGGCTCCCTTAATTGCCACAATTGGTATTGTTGGGCTTGCTAGTTGTCTGCTGATACTTTTTGTTTTAGCAGAAATAGCTGAAGAGGTTTTAGAGCGAGATGCTTTTAGATTTGATACGACTTTTCTGTTATGGCTACATCAGTTTGCCAATCCGAGTTTAGATAATGTAATGCTGTTTATTACAAATCTTGGTAATCCTACTACAGTAGTTCTAGTTGCAGGCATTACTTTCTTATTACTTTGGTGGCGACGTTACCAAGAAGAAGCAAAAGTTTTTGTACTTGCTTGCTTAGGAGCGTTAATTTTAAATACAGGACTAAAGTTATTTTTTTCTAAACCTCGCCCTGAACTATGGCATCGATTGATTTCTGAAAAATCTTTTAGTTTTCCTAGCGGTCATGCACTAGGTTCTATGGTACTTTATGGTTTTATTGCTCACGAATTGGCAACTCACTATCCTCGTTTTGCCAAATTTATTTACAGTTTGACAGTTATTTTAATTGCTGCCATTGGTATTAGCCGCTTATATTTAGGAGTCCATTGGCCTACAGACATAATTGCAGGTTATGGAGTGGGTTTTTTGTGGCTGATGATATGTATTACGATGCTGAAGTTACAAAGATTGAGGCAGAGAAATTTAGTTGATTAA
- a CDS encoding multicopper oxidase domain-containing protein has product MPNNFVLGNGKPWSRRQLLKLGLAGAGVTGAAGLWQMLNLQSKSIVKVPPFDRSAPDDVTNPMNMLRDFDYGTVKQENGRTIREFQLTAGTSIIKINSAVSYNIWDLNGRIPGPTLRAKQGDRIRILFLNNAGHSHSLHFHGVHPAEMDGVRPISNGSATIYEFDAEPYGVHLYHCHIEPVTRHIAKGLYGMFIIDPPTPRPPADEIVLVMGGYDVNDDSHNDYYAFNGLPHYYMHNPIRIYKDQLIRLYVLNIIEYDPAVTFHLHANFFDVYRYGMSMTPSEKTDVITMGVAERHILEFAFRYPGKYMFHPHQDAIAENGCMGQFEVLTESNSQNPVKTS; this is encoded by the coding sequence ATGCCCAACAACTTCGTTCTAGGTAACGGAAAGCCTTGGAGCCGCCGTCAATTATTGAAGCTGGGCCTAGCAGGTGCTGGAGTGACTGGTGCAGCTGGACTTTGGCAGATGCTAAATCTACAAAGTAAGTCAATCGTCAAAGTGCCACCATTCGATAGGTCAGCACCAGACGACGTTACTAACCCAATGAATATGTTAAGGGATTTTGATTATGGGACGGTAAAGCAAGAAAATGGGCGGACTATCCGTGAATTTCAGCTAACTGCTGGTACTTCAATCATAAAGATCAATAGTGCTGTCTCTTACAACATCTGGGACTTAAATGGTCGCATCCCAGGGCCAACGCTACGGGCTAAACAGGGCGATCGCATTCGGATACTATTTCTCAATAACGCGGGACATTCTCACTCGTTGCATTTTCATGGGGTTCATCCGGCGGAAATGGATGGTGTTCGCCCAATCAGCAATGGTAGTGCCACAATTTATGAATTTGATGCCGAACCTTATGGCGTACACCTGTACCACTGCCATATTGAACCAGTCACCCGTCACATTGCGAAGGGACTGTACGGGATGTTTATCATCGATCCACCTACTCCCCGTCCCCCGGCTGACGAGATTGTACTAGTGATGGGTGGATATGACGTAAATGATGACAGCCATAACGATTATTATGCCTTTAATGGTCTGCCCCACTATTACATGCATAATCCCATTCGTATTTACAAAGATCAGTTAATTCGGCTGTATGTCCTCAACATCATTGAATACGATCCAGCAGTGACTTTTCATCTCCATGCCAACTTCTTTGATGTCTATCGCTATGGCATGAGTATGACTCCTAGCGAGAAAACTGATGTGATTACGATGGGTGTAGCGGAAAGGCACATCTTGGAATTTGCTTTTCGCTATCCAGGTAAGTATATGTTCCATCCCCATCAGGATGCGATCGCAGAAAACGGTTGCATGGGTCAATTTGAAGTACTTACTGAGAGTAACTCTCAAAATCCTGTTAAAACTTCTTAA